One Porphyromonas pogonae genomic region harbors:
- a CDS encoding fimbrial protein — MERLSMKLKYIGILGFVLLFASCTHSDFREPKVPDTTISIDIIVPGQRADHMRAQAHDNSIQDITLFLFGENGALIKKIDVSGSDNIHFKSNIPEGGAVYQVKIPFEANPSVRKVHFIANASTIANLASVNSESDIKTLKKSVSNGSISAPFPMWGLFLTPSGIVADMAVNQVRLLRCVSKLTVDITESARKYFFIESIGLYNIASSGLVAPKNINVPLEIGSPVTEQNIPSDASISSLSPSLPYVSKEASPLYFFETYNGNTINDNSQRPCLIIKAKYPYSIPTAKSYYYRIDLISPVTNAYISNLRNYHYAFNILSVLGKGFDTLEEALKSKGANIFNPLEVQVTVSEEYNSVSTNGTYRLLLTQADTAYLDVNNKLVVTGTTNYPIKSINDIDIKPIQDVGFPGWLTKVELFSAISYVSGENKFAVYASFGDIASLKTLPRGSRTFYAAVRVGGLEQIIPFTQSLNEFIFYGSQKQQASDGSFYYYTRNEVFMNHTVDAILKWKSLKDRPSSIKVTFEAPSYSQFIALNKEKIFNVDPSEDFLKIPIHFPVNPSEENQYKEITVTVSSDGFITGKLIIHHVMGTQL, encoded by the coding sequence ATGGAAAGGTTAAGTATGAAACTCAAATATATTGGGATATTAGGCTTTGTGCTATTGTTTGCTTCCTGTACCCATAGTGATTTTCGTGAACCCAAAGTTCCCGATACCACTATTTCCATAGATATTATTGTACCCGGGCAGAGAGCTGATCATATGAGAGCACAAGCTCATGACAATAGTATACAGGATATCACTCTTTTTCTATTTGGCGAAAATGGAGCCTTGATCAAGAAGATAGATGTTTCCGGATCTGATAATATTCATTTCAAGTCTAATATCCCTGAAGGTGGTGCGGTTTATCAGGTGAAGATACCTTTTGAGGCAAATCCGTCTGTAAGAAAAGTCCATTTTATAGCCAATGCTAGCACCATCGCTAATTTGGCAAGTGTAAACTCGGAGTCTGATATTAAGACACTAAAAAAATCTGTTTCGAATGGTAGTATCTCTGCCCCTTTTCCCATGTGGGGATTATTTTTGACACCTTCAGGTATTGTTGCTGATATGGCTGTTAATCAAGTGCGGCTTCTTAGATGTGTATCCAAACTCACAGTGGATATTACCGAGAGTGCCAGGAAATACTTTTTTATAGAGTCTATCGGCTTGTATAATATCGCTTCTTCGGGATTAGTTGCACCTAAAAATATAAATGTTCCATTGGAGATCGGAAGCCCTGTTACTGAACAGAATATTCCGTCGGATGCATCTATCTCTTCGTTATCACCTTCGCTTCCTTATGTATCCAAAGAAGCTTCTCCGTTGTATTTCTTCGAAACATACAATGGAAATACAATTAATGATAATTCACAAAGACCTTGTCTGATTATTAAGGCCAAATATCCATATTCCATACCAACTGCTAAAAGCTATTATTATAGAATAGATTTGATATCTCCTGTTACGAATGCTTATATATCCAATCTGCGCAACTACCATTATGCCTTCAATATTTTATCGGTTTTAGGAAAAGGTTTTGACACGCTTGAAGAGGCTTTAAAAAGTAAAGGGGCCAATATCTTCAATCCCCTTGAAGTACAGGTCACGGTTTCCGAAGAGTATAATAGTGTCAGCACAAATGGTACATATCGGTTATTATTGACACAGGCTGATACGGCATATCTTGATGTAAATAATAAGTTGGTAGTTACAGGTACTACAAATTATCCTATCAAAAGCATCAATGATATTGATATAAAGCCTATTCAAGATGTCGGTTTTCCGGGATGGCTTACTAAGGTAGAATTATTTTCTGCCATATCATATGTGTCAGGAGAAAATAAATTTGCTGTATATGCTTCGTTTGGAGATATTGCTTCCCTCAAAACACTCCCTCGTGGATCAAGAACTTTTTATGCAGCAGTAAGAGTTGGAGGTTTGGAACAAATTATCCCTTTTACACAATCTCTTAATGAATTCATATTTTATGGTAGTCAAAAACAGCAAGCATCTGACGGCTCATTTTATTATTACACAAGAAATGAGGTGTTTATGAATCATACAGTGGATGCTATACTCAAGTGGAAATCTCTGAAAGATAGACCTTCTAGTATAAAAGTTACATTTGAGGCTCCTTCGTATTCTCAGTTTATTGCATTGAATAAGGAAAAGATATTCAATGTGGATCCCTCTGAAGATTTTCTGAAAATTCCGATTCATTTCCCTGTGAATCCCTCGGAAGAGAATCAGTATAAAGAAATAACTGTAACGGTGTCATCTGATGGTTTTATCACAGGAAAACTCATTATTCATCATGTAATGGGTACTCAATTGTAA
- a CDS encoding FimB/Mfa2 family fimbrial subunit, with protein MKKKILFLAFFIMACGFQSCDSWLYDDTDRCLQEIDVSFMSQTICQSEPTYPEQIRDIKLFVFDKDDILVSSYNLNNITLSPSFSFPISVKEGKYSLVAWAGVSNIFLITDCVPGKTTKKDLYIKLNRTITAFERLISLNMFVGESKSFNVLKDDPSFMENKVSINLKELTNRINIRLEGVINPEDYEIAVLSDNTSYALDGTLIKENLPMLYPKQANVQNGMSVTKLGILKLQTGHNSRIIITNKKTGLEIFNHDLVGIILLKNHITNINLDCVHDFDLVLTAADVNGKYIIAQIYINGWHVHSYKIDAEI; from the coding sequence ATGAAAAAAAAGATACTTTTTCTGGCTTTCTTCATCATGGCATGTGGATTCCAGAGTTGCGATTCTTGGTTGTACGATGATACGGATCGTTGTTTGCAAGAGATAGACGTATCTTTTATGTCCCAAACTATATGTCAATCCGAACCTACCTATCCTGAGCAAATAAGGGATATCAAGCTTTTTGTTTTTGATAAAGATGATATTTTGGTCAGTTCTTATAACCTCAACAATATTACACTTTCCCCTTCATTTTCTTTTCCTATCAGTGTCAAGGAGGGTAAGTACTCGTTAGTCGCGTGGGCAGGTGTTTCAAATATATTTTTAATTACTGATTGTGTTCCGGGCAAGACTACTAAGAAGGATCTGTATATAAAATTAAACAGAACCATCACTGCTTTTGAGCGATTGATCAGTTTGAATATGTTTGTTGGGGAAAGTAAATCATTCAATGTGTTGAAAGATGATCCTTCTTTTATGGAAAATAAGGTCTCAATCAACTTAAAAGAGCTTACCAATAGGATAAATATAAGATTGGAAGGGGTAATAAATCCCGAAGATTATGAAATCGCAGTCCTTTCTGATAATACATCTTATGCTCTGGATGGTACACTTATCAAGGAAAATTTACCCATGCTGTATCCCAAGCAGGCAAACGTTCAAAATGGCATGTCTGTAACTAAGCTGGGGATATTGAAATTACAGACGGGTCATAACAGTCGTATTATTATTACAAATAAAAAGACCGGGTTAGAAATTTTCAATCATGATTTAGTGGGGATTATTCTCTTGAAAAATCATATAACTAATATAAATCTGGATTGTGTACATGATTTTGACTTAGTACTTACGGCAGCTGATGTCAATGGCAAGTATATCATTGCTCAGATATATATTAATGGATGGCATGTCCATAGTTATAAGATTGATGCTGAAATTTAG
- a CDS encoding Mfa1 family fimbria major subunit (Members of this family are fimbrial shaft proteins (major subunit proteins), found in the Bacteriodetes. The family is named for Mfa1 from Porphyromonas gingivalis, and is related to but distinct from the family of FimA from the species.): MKAKCMLTLGIIALSFFSCGRDNNVQPQPEQTGNTYVGMSIKFPKNTSLKATSSDYNNAGTWNGRDVINNVTVFLVGKDYMNAQTFDKSAFKNINSQGVLEPNIALKAQAGKEIKAYVLINATTSFINKLKAAGLEGFEKEYSEVEHEFTLNDVAKYDTSTGKDEIMMTNTNEVKILVRDNVTEAEALKPDNPNMFKVNAERIVARAIVTSPQSAQIDKSGVPYVTISKVQYTVGQGNKKVYMLRRTDLQSPGYGYVPTNGDWLNKGKIYYDYSQLNNLIATTTTLVSPTPETIGSLNHGKFLFPVTHPDAEYRKGNTPYIELQATFAPVGNKLENGKAYNPGDDLYMGISDRKFYKTLEDAKVAIPGQKVSTFKKGIMKYVLWLNPDNITNPTISPVVRSNIYHVEVTGFKEVGLSYNPLNPEDPKMPDEPINPIDPEDPLLSSKTYLSVTITTVPWDVHFYKVEVGNGY, encoded by the coding sequence ATGAAGGCAAAATGTATGCTTACGTTAGGTATTATTGCGTTAAGCTTTTTTTCATGTGGACGAGACAATAATGTACAACCCCAACCTGAACAAACTGGGAATACTTATGTGGGAATGTCAATCAAGTTTCCTAAAAATACTTCATTGAAAGCTACTTCATCTGATTACAATAATGCGGGAACATGGAATGGACGAGACGTTATTAATAATGTTACAGTTTTTCTTGTTGGAAAAGACTACATGAATGCACAGACTTTTGATAAGTCGGCTTTTAAGAATATTAATTCTCAAGGAGTCTTAGAGCCTAATATTGCGCTGAAGGCACAAGCTGGTAAGGAGATCAAGGCGTATGTACTTATTAATGCAACAACATCTTTCATTAACAAATTAAAGGCTGCCGGGTTGGAAGGCTTTGAAAAGGAATATTCCGAGGTTGAGCATGAGTTTACTTTGAATGATGTTGCGAAGTATGACACGTCTACAGGCAAAGATGAGATTATGATGACCAATACTAATGAGGTGAAGATACTGGTTCGAGACAATGTTACCGAGGCTGAAGCCCTTAAACCGGATAATCCTAATATGTTCAAAGTGAATGCGGAGAGAATTGTTGCGAGAGCTATTGTGACATCTCCTCAATCTGCTCAAATTGATAAGAGTGGGGTTCCTTATGTAACGATATCTAAAGTACAATACACCGTGGGTCAGGGAAACAAAAAGGTGTATATGCTGAGACGTACAGATCTACAATCTCCCGGTTACGGATATGTACCTACTAATGGAGACTGGCTTAATAAGGGGAAAATCTACTATGACTATTCACAATTAAATAACCTAATAGCAACAACTACAACACTTGTATCTCCAACACCCGAAACTATAGGATCACTCAATCATGGTAAATTCCTCTTCCCTGTCACTCATCCTGATGCTGAATATAGAAAAGGAAATACCCCTTACATTGAGTTACAGGCAACATTTGCTCCGGTTGGTAATAAACTCGAAAATGGGAAAGCTTATAATCCCGGAGACGATTTGTACATGGGGATATCCGACCGTAAATTCTATAAAACATTGGAGGACGCAAAAGTGGCGATACCCGGACAAAAGGTCTCAACTTTTAAGAAAGGAATTATGAAATATGTTTTGTGGTTGAATCCTGACAATATCACCAATCCAACAATATCACCCGTTGTGAGGAGTAATATATATCATGTAGAGGTAACAGGCTTTAAAGAAGTTGGATTATCCTATAATCCATTAAATCCGGAAGATCCTAAAATGCCTGACGAACCCATTAATCCTATAGATCCTGAAGATCCTTTGTTGAGCTCCAAAACGTACCTTTCTGTCACTATAACAACTGTGCCTTGGGATGTTCATTTCTATAAAGTTGAAGTGGGTAATGGCTATTGA
- a CDS encoding thioredoxin family protein, producing the protein MLKKKLKVSLIALTILGSFYPVLQACSSKTDTENPKAEKVMAKADEGKIIHIDAAYMKEHIFDYEANATEFVYKGNVPAILDFYADWCGPCRSLSPKLEEVAKKYAGKLIVYKINVDKEPALAQMFGANSIPMVLFIPVKGTPIQTMGNIPMKDIESTIQKIMK; encoded by the coding sequence ATGCTTAAGAAGAAATTAAAAGTTTCCCTCATAGCCCTGACTATTTTGGGCTCTTTCTATCCTGTATTACAAGCATGTTCGTCAAAAACAGATACAGAAAATCCAAAAGCTGAAAAAGTGATGGCTAAGGCAGATGAAGGAAAAATTATCCATATTGATGCTGCATACATGAAAGAGCATATCTTCGATTATGAAGCTAATGCAACTGAATTTGTGTATAAAGGCAATGTGCCTGCAATTTTGGATTTCTATGCTGATTGGTGTGGACCTTGTCGCTCCCTTTCTCCAAAATTAGAAGAGGTAGCCAAGAAATATGCAGGTAAGCTCATCGTTTACAAGATTAATGTAGATAAAGAGCCGGCATTGGCACAAATGTTTGGTGCAAATAGCATTCCTATGGTGTTATTTATTCCGGTAAAAGGTACTCCTATCCAAACGATGGGTAATATACCTATGAAGGATATAGAAAGTACTATCCAAAAGATTATGAAGTAA
- a CDS encoding NAD(P)H-dependent oxidoreductase produces the protein MKTLVIITHPDLSTSVINKRWKEELDKAGIASRNLCDVYPDEKIDIEAEHQLLEQYDRIIFQYPLYWYAAPYMLKKYMDEVFTLGWAYGEGGDKMEGKEIGAAVSCGSPSSAFSTQGTQLHTLEHYLFVFDGIAAFLRSKYIGFHAFYDTYNPQALLSLADNAQEYVHWLKK, from the coding sequence ATGAAAACTTTAGTAATTATTACTCACCCTGACTTATCTACTTCGGTAATTAATAAAAGATGGAAAGAAGAACTGGATAAAGCGGGGATAGCTAGCCGAAACCTTTGCGATGTTTACCCTGATGAGAAGATCGATATAGAGGCTGAACATCAATTGTTGGAGCAGTATGATAGAATAATCTTCCAGTACCCCCTGTATTGGTATGCGGCACCTTATATGCTCAAGAAGTATATGGACGAAGTGTTTACTTTGGGTTGGGCTTATGGTGAAGGTGGCGATAAAATGGAAGGGAAAGAGATCGGTGCAGCTGTATCTTGCGGTAGCCCTTCTTCTGCTTTCAGTACTCAGGGTACTCAGTTGCATACATTGGAACATTATTTGTTTGTTTTTGATGGTATCGCAGCTTTTCTCCGCTCAAAATACATAGGCTTCCATGCATTCTATGATACCTATAATCCCCAGGCTCTCTTGTCTCTTGCAGATAATGCGCAAGAGTATGTGCATTGGCTTAAGAAATAA
- the kdsB gene encoding 3-deoxy-manno-octulosonate cytidylyltransferase produces the protein MSNRVIAIIPARYASSRFPGKPLADMLGKPMIRRVVEQAKKVVHRVVVATDDQRIYDTVSNFGGEVVMTSPNHRSGTDRCAEAYQIMNKGEEIVLNLQGDEPFIHLQQISDLVAAFDTAEVQIATLAEAYCPDVPDMTLQNPNQVKVVMDIRNNALYFSRSVIPHFRDCTANMASLHTYYKHIGLYAFRSDVLKEITSLPRGILEQAESLEQLRWLENGYKIRIIKTSESTIGIDTPEDLERAVALLKTLDLQK, from the coding sequence ATGAGCAATCGAGTAATAGCCATTATCCCGGCACGGTACGCCTCATCCAGATTTCCGGGCAAGCCCCTTGCCGATATGCTGGGTAAACCGATGATTCGGAGAGTAGTCGAGCAGGCAAAAAAAGTAGTGCACCGAGTGGTAGTTGCTACTGATGATCAGAGAATATATGATACGGTTAGTAATTTTGGGGGAGAAGTAGTGATGACCTCGCCCAATCACAGGTCTGGGACCGACAGATGTGCAGAGGCCTACCAAATTATGAACAAAGGTGAGGAGATAGTACTAAACCTTCAGGGAGACGAACCGTTCATACATCTACAACAAATCAGTGACCTGGTAGCAGCTTTCGACACGGCAGAAGTACAGATAGCCACACTGGCCGAAGCTTATTGCCCTGATGTTCCCGACATGACATTACAAAATCCCAACCAAGTCAAAGTTGTAATGGACATACGGAACAACGCCCTATATTTCAGCAGGTCGGTGATCCCTCATTTCAGAGATTGCACAGCCAATATGGCTTCTTTGCATACTTACTATAAGCATATCGGACTATATGCATTCAGGAGTGATGTATTGAAAGAGATCACCAGCTTACCTCGCGGAATACTGGAGCAGGCCGAAAGCCTGGAACAACTAAGATGGCTCGAAAACGGCTATAAGATACGTATCATCAAGACATCAGAATCAACCATAGGAATTGATACTCCGGAAGACTTGGAGCGTGCTGTTGCCCTGCTCAAAACCCTTGATTTACAAAAGTGA